A genome region from Setaria italica strain Yugu1 chromosome III, Setaria_italica_v2.0, whole genome shotgun sequence includes the following:
- the LOC101766455 gene encoding GPALPP motifs-containing protein 1 — protein sequence MAGGGSRRGGAAEEPRIGSGNVFAALETLKKKKKKPAAAGKGAKPAAARGEEEEPPRPELFWAPAPLTAKSWADVEDDDDDDYFATTAPPPRPVWGADRRGDAKDQRHDAPALEEEVESEDDGLDDEVEDDADEEHEHEAENAVPAEPTVNNAPAPPAPSKDTERQLSKKELKKKELAELDAVLAELGLGTSTNSTQDESNGKKGADQVTNGEKKEDAPAPPESKSSKKKKSKKDKSSKESKEAQDQANGSEEAAGAEPDEDTASVDVKERIKKVASMKKKKSSKEMDAAAKIAASEAAARSARFAAAKKKEKSHYNQQPLR from the exons ATGGCGGGCGGAGGGagcaggcgcggcggcgcggcggaggagccgAGGATCGGCAGCGGCAACGTCTTTGCGGCGCTCGAGAcgctcaagaagaagaagaagaagccggcggcggcgggcaaggggGCCAAGCCCGCCGCGGccaggggggaggaggaggagccgcccAGGCCGGAGCTCTTCtgggcgcccgcgcccctcacTGCCAAGTCCTGGGCCGAcgtcgaggacgacgacgacgacgactacttcgccaccaccgcgccgccgcccaggcccGTCTGGGGGGCCGACCGCCGCGGCGACGCCAAGGACCAGCGCCACGACGCACCCGCCCTGGAAGAG GAGGTTGAGAGTGAAGATGATGGccttgatgatgaggtcgaGGATGATGCTGATGAGGAACATGAGCATGAAGCAGAAAATGCCGTCCCTGCTGAACCAACCGTGAACAATGCTCCAGCTCCACCTGCACCATCCAAAGATACTGAAAGACAACTTTCCAAGAAGGAATTGAAGAAAAAAGAGCTTGCAGAGCTTGATGCTGTTTTGGCTGAGCTGGGACTTGGCACATCAACCAATTCCACTCAAGATGAATCAAATG GTAAGAAAGGTGCAGATCAAGTCACCAATggagagaaaaaggaagatgcaCCTGCTCCTCCAGAGAGTAAgagctcaaagaagaagaaatctaAGAAAGACAAGTCTTCAAAGGAGTCAAAGGAAGCACAGGATCAGGCCAATGGGTCGGAAGAAGCAGCTGGTGCAGAACCTGATGAAGATACAGCTTCAGTGGACGTCAAGGAGCGCATAAAGAAGGTAGCTTCCATGAAGAAAAAGAAGTCAAGCAAGGAGATGGATGCAGCGGCTAAAATCGCCGCGTCCGAAGCCGCAGCAAGGAGCGCCAGGTTTGCCGCagcaaagaagaaagaaaagagccATTACAACCAGCAGCCTCTGCGGTGA
- the LOC101754180 gene encoding strigolactone esterase D14, which produces MNARVFGNEDAETTVVLAHGYGGTRFIWEDVVPALAERFRVVVFDWSFSAAAAKDDGGEGYCCSYYGLADELVALMDELGVRRAAFVGHSMAGMIGCIASVARPDLFSHLVLVGASPRYINEDGYEGGFEPGDVDAMLAAAGADFAAWAPRFAEAVVGPGHPSAAARFAKQLGAMRPDAALRVLRAVLTSDARGVLPGVAARCTIVHCARDAVAPLAVARYMQRAMAGCGGGGGADTVVIESSGHFPQLTAPKEFVRVLETILLDH; this is translated from the exons ATGAACGCGAGGGTGTTCGGCAACGAGGACGCGGAGACGACGGTGGTGCTGGCGCACGGGTACGGCGGCACCCGGTTCATCTGGGAGGACGTCGTCCCGGCGCTGGCGGAGAGGTTCCGGGTCGTCGTCTTCGACTggagcttctccgccgccgccgccaaggacGACGGTGGCGAGGGGTACTGCTGCTCGTACTACGGCCTGGCCGACGAGCTGGTGGCGCTGATGGACGAGCTGggggtgcggcgggcggcgttcGTGGGGCACTCCATGGCCGGCATGATCGGCTGCATTGCGTCGGTCGCGCGGCCGGACCTGTTCAGCCACCTCGTGCTCGTCGGAGCGTCGCCGAG GTATATCAACGAGGACGGCTACGAGGGCGGCTTCGAGCCCGGGGACGTGGACGCGAtgctcgcggccgccggcgcggactTCGCGGCGTGGGCGCCGCGCTTCGCCGAGGCCGTCGTCGGGCCGGGccacccgtccgccgccgccaggttCGCCAAGCAGCTCGGggcgatgcgcccggacgcCGCGCTCCGCGTCCTGCGCGCCGTGCTCACCAGCGACGCCCGCGGCGTGCTCCCGGGCGTCGCGGCGCGCTGCACCATCGTGCACTGCGCCCGCGACGCCGTCGCGCCGCTGGCCGTCGCGCGTTACATGCAGCGCGCGATggccgggtgcggcggcggcggcggggcggacaCGGTGGTCATCGAGTCCTCCGGCCACTTCCCACAGCTCACCGCGCCCAAGGAGTTCGTCAGGGTTCTGGAGACCATCCTGCTCGACCACTGA
- the LOC101766875 gene encoding leucine-rich repeat extensin-like protein 4 translates to MRKALLLLLFVLCCLATAVEAVGEGAAQAGAELAVVVDPSWRFPSQRLRDAYVALQTWKQQAIFSDPRNFTADWVGPGVCSYRGVFCAPLPQGEPGAGELAVAGIDLNHGDIAGYLPSELGLLTDLALLHLNSNRFCGLVPAALRRLRLLVELDLSNNRLVGAFPAVVLDLPALKFLDLRFNDFEGPIPRELFDRPLDAIFLNHNRLRSPLPDNFGNSPASVIVLADNSFGGCLPASLGNMSGTLNEILLINNGLDSCVPPEVGLLREVTVFDVSFNALVGPLPQQVAGMRKVEQLDVVHNHLSGAIPEAICALPRLKNFTVSDNYFTGEPPSCARVVPPDGDRRNCLPNRPAQRTPQQCAAFYSLPPVDCAAFQCKPFVPVPPLPPPPPVYPGPLPPVYPMPYASPPPPSHYR, encoded by the coding sequence ATGAGGAAggcgttgctgctgctgctgtttgtCCTCTGCtgcctcgccaccgccgtcgaggcggtgggggagggggcggctcAAGCGGgggcggagctggcggtggtAGTGGACCCGTCGTGGAGGTTCCCGAGCCAGCGGCTGCGGGACGCCTACGTCGCGCTGCAGACGTGGAAGCAGCAGGCCATCTTCTCCGACCCCCGCAACTTCACCGCCGACTGGGTGGGCCCGGGGGTCTGCAGCTACAGGGGCGTCTTCTgcgcgccgctgccgcaggGGGAGCCCGGCGCCGGGGAGCTCGCCGTCGCGGGCATCGACCTCAACCACGGCGACATCGCGGGGTACCTCCCCTCGGAGCTCGGCCTCCTCACCGACCTCGCGCTGCTGCACCTCAACTCCAACCGCTTCTGCGGCCTCGTCCccgccgcgctccgccgcctccgcctcctcgtcgaGCTCGACCTCAGCAACAACCGCCTCGTCGGCGCGTTCCCCGCCGTCGTGCTGGACCTCCCGGCGCTCAAGTTCCTCGACCTCCGCTTCAACGACTTCGAGGGCCCCATCCCGCGGGAGCTCTTCGACCGCCCGCTCGACGCCATCTTCCTCAACCACAACCGCCTGCGCTCCCCGCTCCCGGACAACTTCGGCAACTCGCCGGCCTCTGTCATCGTGCTCGCCGACAACAGCTTCGGCGGCTGCCTCCCGGCCAGCCTCGGGAACATGTCCGGCACGCTCAACGAGATCCTCCTCATCAACAACGGGCTCGACTCCTGCGTTCCCCCCGAGGTCGGGCTGCTCCGGGAGGTGACCGTCTTCGACGTCAGCTTCAACGCGCTCGTCGGCCCGCTGCCGCAGCAGGTGGCCGGGATGCGGAAGGTGGAGCAGCTCGACGTCGTGCACAACCACCTCTCGGGGGCCATCCCGGAGGCCATCTGCGCGCTCCCGCGGCTCAAGAACTTCACCGTCTCCGACAACTACTTCACCGGCGAGCCGCCGTCCTGCGCGCGCGTCGTCCCGCCCGACGGCGACAGGCGGAACTGCCTGCCCAACCGCCCCGCGCAGCGCACGCCGCAGCAGTGCGCAGCGTTCTACTCGCTCCCGCCGGTCGACTGCGCCGCGTTCCAGTGCAAGCCCTTCGTCCCTGttccgccattgccgccgccgccaccggtatACCCCGGGCCCCTGCCACCAGTGTACCCGATGCCAtacgcatcgccgccgccaccctcacaTTACCGATGA
- the LOC101754983 gene encoding mucin-1-like, with amino-acid sequence MSPLLSSSVRGGAPPTPRRGGSGASFPLSTGTPSPTSTSRTVQAPSEESSPQAPTPKAAAHLSLEGTPPPAPTHLSSVTNTPPVNASPSSTHSSTPTALPIPIPLPVPKVEGRSPPLSPTARPFFPGESSVGHPKVVRWQDFSDDEECIDYELLASASPSPRTASYRDVLYRPAPSSLVVATNPSAGPPAG; translated from the coding sequence ATGAGCCCCTTGCTCTCCTCATCCGTGCGCGGGGGGGCACCGCCCACCCCACGCCGCGGCGGCTCGGGGGCCTCCTTCCCCTTGTCGACGGGCACTCCATCCCCAACATCCACCTCTCGGACTGTGCAGGCACCATCGGAGGAATCCTCGCCCCAAGCACCCACTCCCAAGGCAGCGGCCCACCTCTCACTGGAGGGCACTCCGCCCCCAGCGCCCACACACCTCTCGTCGGTGACCAACACGCCGCCGGTGAACGCCTCCCCCTCGTCGACACACTCCTCAACGCCCACCGCTCTTCCTATCCCCATCCCCCTCCCGGTACCAAAGGTTGAAGGACGCTCCCCACCGCTTTCCCCAACGGCGCGTCCGTTCTTCCCGGGGGAGTCCTCTGTTGGCCACCCCAAGGTGGTGCGCTGGCAGGACTTCAGCGACGACGAGGAATGCATCGACTACGAGCTCTTGgcctcggcctcgccgtccCCGCGGACCGCCAGCTACCGCGACGTGCTCTACCGCCCTGCCCCTTCCTCGTTGGTGGTGGCAACCAACCCATCTGCAGGGCCACCTGCTGGGTAG